A part of Entelurus aequoreus isolate RoL-2023_Sb linkage group LG03, RoL_Eaeq_v1.1, whole genome shotgun sequence genomic DNA contains:
- the LOC133645907 gene encoding uncharacterized protein LOC133645907, translating into MSQKRTYPSGAEKRKKKKMEEEKKCHDKGALLKYFGGTESAQSQSTSSGSTVSDESGPSPSSTVLSHTPPSSVPTVPSMSETTADLSTTSTTTSPSHHGPSSAPPVDPAEWPSFLSDSDRTEQTTPLWLDGKEQAQ; encoded by the exons atgtcacaaaaaaggacatatccttcaggtgcagaaaaaaggaagaagaagaaaatggaagaggagaaaaaatgccatgataaag gagcattgttaaaatactttggaggcacagaatcagcccagagccagtccacatcctcaggctcaactgtgagtgatgaatcag GTCCATCTCCATCCTCTACAGTGCTCTCTCACACACCTCCATCCTCTGTGCCCACTGTCCCCTCCATGTCTGAAACCACAGCTGATTTATCTA CAACTTCCACCACAACGTCCCCTTCACACCATGGACCATCATCCGCTCCGCCAGTTGACCCAGCTGAGTGGCCTTCTTTCCTCTCAGATTCAGACAGGACTGAGCAG ACAACGCCACTGTGGCTTGATGGAAAGGAGCAAGCACAATAA